In Cyclobacteriaceae bacterium, the DNA window CTTTCACTTTTTCAACGAGTGTTCCGTTGCGATACACGCCCAGATAAACAATCGTTCTCGATGACGAAAGATCAGCGGATGGAATGCGGATAAAGTATATTTTTTTAAGCATGCCTTCGGCTGGTACTTCGATGGATTTACCATCAGGGTTTAACAGCTCGGCAGCAGCGGGCGACTCAATCTTCAGCTCAAGAGGCATCCTGTCAAAGGTCTTATTGACAAACTCTATATTATAAAGATTGGAGATGTACCCGTCGTTATTGTTCTGGAACAACGTTCCGGAAACTTTGAACACATTGGTCTCCACTTCCGATCGCGTGATGAGGGAGAAGCTGAGTAGTCCTATCAATGCGACCAGGACAAAGCTGTATCCAATGACACGTGGCGTGAACAGATGGTGGATGCCATCCTTAATGGAGTTATAAGAAGTGAATCGTATCAGACCTGTAGGCTTATTGATTTTAATCATGACCTCATCGCAAGCATCGATGCACGCGGTGCAGTTCACGCATTCCAGCTGTGTGCCATTTCGGATATCGATGCCGGTGGGGCATACGTGCACGCATAACTTGCAATCAATACAATCCCCGGAAGGTGCGAGCTCGATGGATCTCTTTTTAAGTTTGCCGCGCGGTTCTCCGCGGATCCAGTCATAAGCTACTACGATGGAATCTTTAATCAGCAACACACCTTGCAATCTTCCATAGGGGCAAACGGCGATGCAGGCCTGCTCACGAAAACGTGCATATACTAAATAAAAGATCGTGGTGAAGGCGAGCAGCCCTGTAAAGCCCGCGATATTTTCAGAAGGAGCGTGCTGAATAATTTCCAGTGTGTTATGAATACCAATGAGATAAGCCATTGCCGTATGGGCGATAAGCAGCGAAATCAAAATGAATAAGAAATGTTTGAAGATATTGCGCGAAACCTTTGAAAGGCTGGGTGCCGCTTCTTTCAGTTTTCGCTGTGCGGCACCATCGCCTTCAAGCCAGTATTCTATCTTACGAAAAACCATCTCCATGAATAGGGTCTGCGGACACATCCAACCGCACCAGATGCGCCCAAACACCACGGTGAAGAGAATAATGAAAACAAAAAATGTGATGAGGATAATAGCCAGCAGGACAAAGTCCTGCGGCCAAAAGACCTGACCGAAGATCACAAACTTGCGGGCGAAAACATTGAGCAGCAGCAAGGGCTGACCATCGATGGTAATGAAGGGACCGCCGAAGAAGAGTGATAACAGAAGGACCGTCACCATGATTCTTCTCTGGTGAAGATTGCCGGAAGGTTTTTTTGGATAGAGCCAGATGCGCTTTCCTTTTTCGTCTACGGTGGCAATCGTATTACGAAACTCTTCATCGTATTGGTAGAGATCTTCGGCGGTATTCACGTTATTTTTTTAGTGCAATGTTCAAGCTGTCCACACGGGTGGTATCCGGTTTCAGCTCAATTGTGGGAGAGAACCGTTCGCCCTGGGGAGCTTTTGGGTTCGCAGGTTTGGAACCTTGCAGGCTCATGACATAGAATGCAACATCGCGAACATCTTTCTGACTCATGACTTTTCCCCAGGCAGGCATAGCCTTTTCTACAAACCCATTGTTAATGGTATGATAGATGTTCTTAATATCCCCGCCATGTAACCAGAACTCATCGGTGAGGTTAGGCCCGATCGAATTGCCACCACCATCAGCGCGGTGACACGATGCGCAGTTGCTGGAACTGAAGACTAGTTTACCACGGGAGATGATTTCCGCGTCTGCCGAATATAGCAACGTATTTTCATCAATGAGCTCAGCAGGCTGAGACGCCTTCAGGATACGGGCAGCGTCATCAGCCGCAGCAAGTTCATTTTGATATTCCTGCTCTGGTAACGGAAAAGAATCGGTGAAGTGATAGACGACCATGTAAATGACGGCGAATACAATACAACCATAGAACAAACCTTTCCACCAGGGTGGCAGGTGGTTATCAAGTTCCTTAATGCCGTCATAGTTATGATCGAGTTCAATGCTTTTTTCTTCCTCTAATGGCACAAGATCGTTCGCCTGATTCCAGAGCTTTGACCACCAGGAAGGAGTGGAGGCATAGGAGATTCCAAGGCGGGTTGCTTTTTCTTTGGCAGCCTGTTCAATAAAAACATTGAGTACCCGAAGCATTACCACCACTACCACCAACACCAGGACAATGGTGATGAGCACAAAGGTTAGTACGGCATATAGCGGAAGCATGGGGCTATTGAATGGATCATCCCAGAATGTTTTGGGAGTGGATCCATCTTGTGCAAATGCACTGACAGATCCCAGCAAGAGCATAGATAATAACGCGGTGAGTTTTTTCAGAAGTGTTTTCTCCTGTGCTTGTTGCTTTTTCCGGCAGTCATCACAGTTCCGC includes these proteins:
- a CDS encoding c-type cytochrome, whose translation is MCQKTAIKHPDKNNSTITTAKNAMAPLPCRRNCDDCRKKQQAQEKTLLKKLTALLSMLLLGSVSAFAQDGSTPKTFWDDPFNSPMLPLYAVLTFVLITIVLVLVVVVVMLRVLNVFIEQAAKEKATRLGISYASTPSWWSKLWNQANDLVPLEEEKSIELDHNYDGIKELDNHLPPWWKGLFYGCIVFAVIYMVVYHFTDSFPLPEQEYQNELAAADDAARILKASQPAELIDENTLLYSADAEIISRGKLVFSSSNCASCHRADGGGNSIGPNLTDEFWLHGGDIKNIYHTINNGFVEKAMPAWGKVMSQKDVRDVAFYVMSLQGSKPANPKAPQGERFSPTIELKPDTTRVDSLNIALKK
- the ccoG gene encoding cytochrome c oxidase accessory protein CcoG → MNTAEDLYQYDEEFRNTIATVDEKGKRIWLYPKKPSGNLHQRRIMVTVLLLSLFFGGPFITIDGQPLLLLNVFARKFVIFGQVFWPQDFVLLAIILITFFVFIILFTVVFGRIWCGWMCPQTLFMEMVFRKIEYWLEGDGAAQRKLKEAAPSLSKVSRNIFKHFLFILISLLIAHTAMAYLIGIHNTLEIIQHAPSENIAGFTGLLAFTTIFYLVYARFREQACIAVCPYGRLQGVLLIKDSIVVAYDWIRGEPRGKLKKRSIELAPSGDCIDCKLCVHVCPTGIDIRNGTQLECVNCTACIDACDEVMIKINKPTGLIRFTSYNSIKDGIHHLFTPRVIGYSFVLVALIGLLSFSLITRSEVETNVFKVSGTLFQNNNDGYISNLYNIEFVNKTFDRMPLELKIESPAAAELLNPDGKSIEVPAEGMLKKIYFIRIPSADLSSSRTIVYLGVYRNGTLVEKVKVKFIGPVSTIKPIKP